Proteins from a genomic interval of Arvicola amphibius chromosome 14, mArvAmp1.2, whole genome shotgun sequence:
- the Ddx20 gene encoding probable ATP-dependent RNA helicase DDX20 — protein sequence MAAAFEAPAALATAESAMAAERVAAPIPAPEPTPGSPWSLRTAHDIGGPRTRTGDVVLAEPADFESLLLSRPVLEGLRAAGFERPSPVQLKAIPLGRCGLDLIVQAKSGTGKTCVFSTIALDSLILENYSTQILILAPTREIAVQIHSVITAIGIKMEGLECHVFIGGTPLSQDKTRLKKCHIAVGSPGRIKQLIELDYLSPGSVRLFILDEADKLLEEGSFQEQINWIYSSLPASKQMLAVSATYPEFLANALTRYMRDPTFVRLNPSDPSLIGLKQYYHVVNSYPLAHKIFEEKSQHLQELFSRIPFNQALVFSNLHSRAQHLADILSSKGFPTECISGNMNQNQRLDAMAKLKQFHCRVLISTDLTSRGIDAEKVNLVVNLDVPLDWETYMHRIGRAGRFGTLGLTVTYCCRGEEENMMMKIAQKCNINLLPLPDPVPPGLMEECLDCDVEVTAALCTHSVPSLPTQTPKKQVQKPERAFQTQRIPGNQMPSPRNTSVSTVPAKSKHSSKQKPPVKIPSECGIIEKAAPPEELGCNTQPEEQGKSSDQTAAEDFSSSSQQQAKEASSGPLPKIPCLSSFKVHQPCTLTFAELVEDYEHYIKEGLEKPVEIIRHYTGPGAQTVNPHNGFVRNRISEDRAQILASSSQSGDSESESDSCSSRTSSQSKGTKSYLEGSSDTQMKDSECTPVGGPLPLEQAVNGNDTPSQVECQESPETPMKARHKEGASQRSKQSRRNPPRRSSYRAQTEPQEEAWYDCQRETDASFSDTYQDYEEYWRAYYRAWQEYYAVASHSYYWNAQRHPSWMAAYQMNTMYLQEMMRSNQ from the exons ATGGCGGCGGCATTTGAAGCCCCGGCGGCCCTGGCAACCGCGGAGTCAGCTATGGCGGCGGAGCGTGTGGCCGCGCCGATCCCGGCTCCGGAGCCAACCCCCGGCTCCCCGTGGAGCCTGCGGACCGCTCACGACATCGGCGGGCCGCGGACGCGTACAGGGGACGTGGTGCTGGCGGAGCCCGCGGATTTCGAGTCGCTGCTGCTGTCGCGGCCGGTGctggaggggctgcgggcggcCGGCTTCGAGAGGCCGTCTCCCGTGCAGCTCAAGGCTATCCCGCTGGGACGCTGCGGGCTCG aTTTAATTGTTCAAGCCAAGTCTGGCACTGGGAAAACTTGTGTATTCTCTACCATTGCTCTGGACTCTCTTATTCTTGAAAACTATAGTACTCAG attttgataCTGGCTCCTACAAGAGAAATTGCTGTTCAGATACATTCTGTTATCACAGCCATTGGAATAAAAATGGAAGGGTTAGAATGTCACGTCTTTATTGGAGGGACTCCGTTATCGCAAGACAAAACCAGACTTAAAAAGTGTCATATTGCTGTTGGCTCTCCTG GAAGAATTAAGCAGCTCATAGAACTTGACTACCTGAGTCCGGGCAGTGTCCGTCTCTTTATTCTTGATGAAGCAGATAAGCTTTTAGAAGAAGGCAGTTTCCAGGAGCAAATAAA TTGGATTTACTCTTCTTTACCTGCTAGTAAACAGATGTTGGCAGTATCTGCTACTTATCCTGAATTTTTGGCTAATGCTTTGACAAGGTATATGAGAGATCCCACATTTGTAAGGTTGAATCCCAGTGATCCAAGCCTCATAG GTTTGAAGCAGTACTACCACGTGGTCAATTCTTACCCTTTGGCTCATAAGATTTTTGAAGAAAAGAGTCAGCATTTACAGGAACTTTTTAGTAGAATCCCATTTAATCAAGCCTTGGTGTTTTCTAATTTGCACAGCAG agcTCAACATTTGGCTGATATCCTTTCTTCTAAAGGTTTTCCTACTGAATGCATTTCAG GTAACATGAACCAGAATCAGCGCCTCGATGCTATGGCTAAACTGAAGCAGTTTCATTGCAGAGTCCTCATTTCTACAGATTTG ACTTCCCGTGGGATTGATGCTGAGAAGGTGAATCTGGTAGTAAATTTGGATGTGCCGTTAGACTGGGAGACATACATGCATCGGATTGGCAGAGCTGGCCGCTTTG GCACCTTGGGACTGACAGTGACCTACTGCTGTaggggggaagaagaaaatatgatgATGAAAATTGCCCAGAAATGTAACATCAACCTTCTCCCTTTACCAG ACCCCGTTCCTCCTGGCCTGATGGAAGAATGCTTGGACTGTGATGTGGAGGTCACAGCTGCACTGTGTACACACAGCGTACCGAGTCTGcctacccagactcccaaaaaGCAAGTTCAGAAACCAGAGAGAGCCTTCCAGACTCAAAGAATTCCTGGTAACCAAATGCCTTCCCCTAGAAATACTTCTGTATCTACAGTCCCAGCCAAATCAAAGCACAGTAGTAAACAAAAACCTCCTGTGAAAATCCCCTCAGAGTGTGGAATCATAGAAAAGGCTGCTCCACCAGAAGAGTTGGGCTGTAACACACAACCGGAAGAGCAAGGGAAGAGTTCTGATCAGACCGCTGCTGAGGACTTCTCCAGTAGCAGCCAGCAGCAGGCCAAAGAAGCCTCATCTGGGCCCCTCCCCAAAATCCCTTGTCTCTCTTCCTTCAAAGTTCATCAGCCATGTACTTTGACTTTTGCAGAACTGGTAGAGGATTATGAACACTACATTAAAGAGGGGTTAGAGAAGCCTGTGGAAATTATCCGGCACTACACGGGGCCTGGGGCTCAGACTGTGAATCCTCACAATGGTTTTGTGCGAAATCGCATCTCTGAAGATAGAGCACAGATACTGGCGAGTAGTAGCCAGTCTGGGGACTCAGAGAGTGAGAGCGATTCTTGCAGCTCGAGGACTTCTTCCCAGAGCAAGGGCACTAAGTCATATTTGGAAGGCTCTTCTGACACTCAGATGAAAGACTCTGAATGTACACCTGTGGGTGGACCTCTCCCTTTGGAACAGGCTGTGAATGGAAATGATACCCCAAGTCAAGTGGAGTGCCAGGAGTCTCCTGAAACCCCAATGAAGGCAAGGCATAAAGAAGGAGCTAGCCAGAGATCTAAGCAGAGTCGGAGAAATCCACCACGGCGCTCCTCTTACCGAGCCCAGACAGAACCCCAGGAGGAGGCTTGGTATGACTGTCAGAGGGAAACAGATGCGAGTTTCTCTGATACCTACCAGGATTATGAGGAGTACTGGAGAGCATATTACAGGGCGTGGCAAGAATATTATGCTGTTGCTTCCCACTCGTACTATTGGAATGCTCAGAGACATCCCAGTTGGATGGCTGCCTACCAGATGAATACAATGTATCTACAAGAAATGATGCGCAGTAACCAGTGA